AGCGTCTGGGCCAGCCTCGCCAGTGCGACGGCGAGGAAGGAGACCAGGATCGCCCAGAAGACGGCCACCAGGATCCCGGCCACCTCTCCACCGGACACTGTTCGCACCCGCTCCCTAGTACATGCCTGCCAGTACGTGCCCGGACACCGTGTCTGATACCTGCCTGGACATCGTGTCCGAACATCAAAAAGTCGTCCCCCGAGCCTATCGCGCCGGGGCCGCCGCTCCGTACCGCATTACCGGCTGCCGGACCCGGAGTTGCGCGAAGTGATTGTACGGACCGCTTACGGGTCAGTACGCTCCGTGTCCCATGCGAGCTTCTGAGTGCTCCGACCGGTCCGCACCCGGCAATCTGCCCCTGGAACTCAACGCGTTCGTGGGGCGCACGGCCGAACTCGCACAGCTGGCGGAGGCGCTGGGGCAGGCCCGGCTGGTGACGGTGACGGGCATGGGCGGCGTGGGCAAGTCACGCCTCGCGGCACGGGCCGCGGCACACATCCGGCCGCGCGACGGATCATGGCGGGTGGAACTGGCCTCCGTGCACGATCCGCATCTCGTCGCGTACGCGCTCGTGGAGGCCCTCGCTCTGACGGACCACACGTCGAGGCCGCCCCGCGCACTGCTCCTCGACCATCTCGCCGAGCGTCAACTCCTGCTGGTCGTGGACGGGTTCGAGCATCTGGTGGACGCGTGCGCCGCGTTGCTGGGCGAGCTGCTGCGGCATGCGCCGGGGCTGCGGGTGCTCGCCGTGGGCCGCAGGCCGCTGGAGGTCGAGGGCGAGCTGCGCTTCCCGCTGGCCCCGCTGCCCGAGCGGGAGGCCGCGGAGCTGTTCACGGACCGGGCGGCGGCCCGGGTGCCCGGGTTCGCGCTGGACGACGGCAACCGGGCGGACGTCCTGGAGCTGTGCCGACGCCTGGACGGGATCCCGCTCGCCGTCGAGCTGGCCGCCGGCCGGCTGAGCGCCCTCTCGCCCGGGCAGTTGCTGTCCCGGCTCGACGACCGCTTCCGGCTGCTCACCGGCGGCGGGCGTGACGCCCTGCCGCGTCACCAGACGCTGCGGACGGCGATCGGCTGGAGCCATGAACTGTGCACGCCGGAGGAGCGGCTGCTGTGGTCGCGGCTCTCGGTGTTCGCCGGACCGTTCGACCTGGAGGCCGTCGAGTACGTGTGCAGCGGTGCCGGACTGTACGCCGACGACGTTCTCGACGTGCTGGGCGAGCTGCTCGCGCAGTCGGTGCTGGCGCGCGAGGAGACGGCGGCCGGCCTGCGCTACCGGATGCTGGACACGGTGCGGGCCTACGGCGCGGACTGGCTGGTGGCGGCGGGCGACGCGAGCCGGCTGCGCCGTCGCCACCGCGACTGGTACATGGGCCTGGCCACCTGGTGCGAGCTGGACTGGTTCTCGCCACGGCAGGGCGAGGTGGCCGCGCGCGTCGAGACGGAGCTGCCGAATCTGCGCTGCGCCCTGGAGTACAGCCTGACCGAGCCGGGCGAGACGCATCTGGGCCAGTACCTCGCGGGCAGCCTGTGGTTCTACTGGGTCGGCTGCGGCCGGCTGACGGAGGGGCGGCACTGGCTGGAGCGCGGGGTGGAGCTCGACAGCGACCGCGACCAGTCGCGGCTGAAGGCCCTGTGGGTGCTCGGCTACGTGGCGATCCTCCAGGGCGACATGGCGTCCGCGCTCACCGCGCTCCAGGAGTGCCGCGAGGAGGCCGAACGCACCGACAACCCCACTGCGATCGCCTACGCCGAGCACCGCACCGGCTGTCTGGCGCTGGTCGGCGACGACATGGCACGCGCGGAAACCCTGCTGCGCTCGGCGCTCGACCGCTACCACGCGATCGGCGAGCTCAACAGCAACGTGCTGATGGCCCAGGTGGAGCTGGCGATGGCACTGGCGTTCCGGGGCGATCTGCCGGGCGCGGTGCGGCTGTGCGAGGACGTCCGCCGGGTCTGCGAGGACCACGGGGAGCGCTGGGCGCTCGCCTACGCGCTGTATGTGCTGGCGTACGAGGCCCAGACCGCGGGCGATCCGGGGCGCGCCCGGGGGCTCCTGGAACAGAGCCTGGACATCGGGCACGCCTTCCACGACCTGCTCGGCACGGTCCTCGCGATCGAACTGCTGGCGCTGGTCACGGAGGCGGAGGGCGACCCGGCCGAGGCCGCGCTGCTGCAGGGGGCGGCGGCCCGGCTGTGGCCCTCGGTGGGCCTGCCGCTGTTCGGCTCGGCTTACTACAACGTGCCGCACGAGCGGTGCGAGGCCGGGGCCCGGCGGCGGCTGGGCGACGAGCGGTACGAGGAGTGCGTACGGGCGGGGTCTCGGCTCGGGCGGGAGGCGGCGGTGGCGCGGGCACTGCGGCGGCCCGGTCCCCGGCCGCTGGGTGCGGTGCCCTCGCCGCGCGGGCTGCCCCGGACACGCGGAAGCCCGCCGTCTCGCCCACCTCTAAGGGCGGGGAGACGACGGGCTGACGCGCAGGTGGTGCTACGTCCGCTGTAAGACGATCAGCGGGCGTAGTACTCGACGACGAGCTGCTCGTCGCAGATCACCGGGATCTCCTTGCGGTTCGGCTCGCGGTCCAGGCGGAACGCCAGGGCCGGGAGGTTCACCTGGAGGTAGCGCGGGGTCTCGCCGTCGGGGGCGAAGCCACCGGCGCGGGAGACCTCGAACAGCGTCTTGCTGCGGCTGCGCTCGCGGACCATCACGACGTCGTCGGGACGGACACGGAAGGACGGCTTGTCGACCTTCTGGCCGTTGACCTCGATGTGGCCGTGAACGACCATCTGGCGGGCCTGGTAGATCGTGCGGGCGATGCCCGAACGCAGGACCAGCGCGTCGAGACGGCGCTCGAGCTCGATGATCAGGGCCTCACCGGTCTTGCCCTGGACCTTGGAGGCACGCTCGTAGGCGCGGACGAGCTGACGCTCGGACACGTCGTACTGCGCGCGCAGACGCTGCTTCTCGAGCAGACGGACCTTGTAGTCCGAGTTCTGCTTGCGGCCGCGGCCGTGCTCACCCGGCGGGTAGGGGCGGGCCTCGAAGTACTTGACGGCCTTCGGGGTCAGCGCGATGCCGAGGGCACGCGACTTCTTGACCTTGGGGCGGGACTGATTCGCCACTTTTTCTCTTTCCGTGATTTCGGCTCACCAGAGTTAAGGGAGGTCGCAATCCGCAGCCCGGGAAACCCCGCGGGTCCTCGGGGGACCTGCTGGGCAGCCGCTCCTGGGTCTGGGCACATACGTGCAGCACGCGAGTCGCCCACCGACCGTTCCCGGAGACCGGGTGGTGGTGGGCTGCCCGCGACACCTTCGACGGTGCGCGACGCTCCTGGAATCCCTCCGTGAAGGCAGAGGCTCCGGCTGGATGTCCCGTTCTGGTGGTGCCGACCGGAGCCGGACACGGGACGCAGCGCTTCGCCTCATGTTACAGGGTGGTCAGGACCGCCCTCTACCGAGGTGCTTCCTGGTCCACTCCACCGCGTCCGCGTAGCGTGCCTCGGCGCCGTGCCGGGTCGGTGTGTAGTACTCCCGGTCCTTGAGCTCTTCCGGGGCGTACTGCTGGGCGGCGATGCCCTCGGGCAGGTCGTGCGGATACACATACCCCTGGGCGTGCCCGAGCTTGGCCGCGCCCTTGTAGTGCCCGTCGCGCAGGTGCATCGGCACCGGGCCCGCGTGCCCCTTGCGTACGTCCTCCGTCGCGGCGCCGATGGCCATGGTCGCGGCGTTCGACTTCGGGGCCAGGGCGAGGGCGATGGTGGCGTGGCTGAGGGTCAGCGCCGCCTCGGGGAAGCCGATCATGGCGACCGCCTGGGCGGCGGCCACGGCTATCGGCAGCGCGTTCGGGTCGGCGAGGCCGATGTCCTCGCTGGCGGAGATCATCAGGCGGCGGGCGATGAACCGGGGGTCCTCGCCCGCCTCGATCATCCGGGCCAGGTAGTGCAGCGCGGCGTCCACGTCGGAGCCGCGGATGGACTTGATGAGGGCGCTCGCCACGTCGTAGTGCTGGTCGCCGTCGCGGTCGTACGTCACGGCCGCGCGGTCGACGGTCTCCTCCAGGGTCTGGAGGGTGATCTCCGGCTCCCCCTTGTCGAGCGCCGCGCCGGCGGCGGCCTCCAGGGCGGTCAGGGCGCGGCGGGCGTCTCCCCCGGCGATGCGCAGCAGGTGCCGCTCGGTGTCCTCGGGGAGGGTGACGGCCTCCTTGAGGCCGCGCTCGTCGGTGAGGGCCCGGCGCAGCAGGCCGCGCAGGTCGTCGTCGGTGAGCGGTTCGAGGGTGAGGAGGAGGGAGCGGGACAGGAGCGGGGAGATCACCGAGAAGTACGGGTTCTCGGTCGTGGCGGCGATCAACGTCACCCAGCGGTTCTCGACGGCCGGGAGCAGGGAGTCCTGCTGGGCCTTGCTGAAGCGGTGGATCTCGTCCAGGAAGAGGACGGTCTCCTTGCCGAAGCCGCCGGTGGCGCGGCGTGCGCCGTCGATGACCGCGCGGACTTCCTTGACGCCCGCGGTGATCGCGGAGAGCTCCACGAAGCGCTTGTTGGTGGCCTTGGAGACGACGTACGCGAGGGTCGTCTTGCCGGTGCCGGGCGGGCCCCAGAGGATCACCGAGGACGGTCCGGCAGGACCGCCGTTCCCCTCGCCGACGAGTCTGCGCAGGGGTGAGCCCGGCTTCAGCAGATGCTGCTGGCCCACGACCTCGTCGAGGGTACGCGGGCGCATCCGTACGGCCAGGGGGCTGCTGGACGGGTCCTTCTCCTGGCGTTCTTCTGCTGCGGCGGTGAACAGGTCGGGCTCCACGTCCAAAACCCTATGTCACGCCACTGACAATCCCCGCAGGGCTGTCAGCTGGTCCAGAAGTCCCACCAGCGGGTCAGGATCAGCATCCCGATGATCCCGATGTGCACGACGGGCAGGACCCAGGTGAACTCGCCGAAGAAGCTCTTCAGCCAGCGCGGGGCGGGGAGGAAGTCGTTGCGGATGTTCGACGAGGTCACGTACCAGAACATGATGATCGTGGCGACCCAGGCCAGCGAGCACCACAGGCACAGCGAGTTGATCCGGTACAGCGACTGGAACTGCAGCCAGGTGCAGAATCCCACGCCGAAGAGGGTGCCCGCGTTGAAGGTCAGCCAGTACCAGCGCGGGTAGGTGGCCCGCGCGAGCAGACTCATCCCGACGCAGATCACGATGCCGTACGCCACCAGGCCGAGCATCGGGTTGGGGAACCCGAAGGCCGCGGCCTGCTTGCTCTTCATGATGTTGCCGCAGGAGACGACCGGGTTCAGGCTGCATCCCGGCACGAAGTTCGGGTTCTCCAGCAGCTTGAACTTGTCGATCGTGATGACCCACGCGGCGAGCAGACCGGCCGCACCGGTGATCACGAGCAGTACGGCGAGCGCACGGCTGCCGCCGACCGTCCGGGGACCGTCGGAGCGTTCCTGGTCGAGGGAGACGTCCTTGACTGTCGTCTTGCTCATCACGCCGTTTCCGTAGTCTCGAAGGGCCTGCGGGCAACCGACATTGTGCCGCACCCACATGTGTGTCCACCGTTCGATGGACATAAGGAGGTACGCACGGTCGTCGCGGAGCGTTCGTTTCGGCGGCAGGCTCGTCGGCATGACAACACACGCGAACGAACTCGCGGTGGACGTACGGGGGCTGCGCAAGCAGTACGGGGACGTGACCGCCGTCGACGGCATCGATCTCGGCATCCGCCGCGGCGAGGTGTTCGGCCTGCTCGGACCCAATGGCGCGGGCAAGAGCACCACGGTGGAGATCCTCCAGGGCAACCGCGGGCGGGACGCGGGCGAGGTGTCCGTGCTCGGCGCGGACCCGGCGACGGGCACACGCGCGTGGCGCTCGCGGATCGGCATCGTCTGGCAGGACGAATCGGCGCCCGCTGAGTTGACGGTCGACGAGACCGTACGGCACTTCGCCCGCTACTACCCGCGGCCCCGCGACCCGGAGGAGGTCATCGGGCTCGTCGGTCTGGAGGCGAAGGCGGGCAGCCGCATCAAGGCGCTCTCGGGCGGCCAGCGCAGGCGTCTGGACGTGGCGCTCGGGGTGATCGGCGGCCCCGAACTGCTGCTCCTGGACGAACCGACGACCGGCTTCGACCCGGCCGCCCGCCGCCAGTTCTGGGACCTGATCCGGAAACTGGCCGACGAGGGCACGACCATCCTGCTCACCACGCACTACCTGGAGGAGGCGGAAGCGCTGGCGCACCGGCTCGCGGTCGTCGCGCGGGGCCGCGTCGTCGCGGAAGGCGAACCCGCCGCGCTCCGCGAACGCTTCGGAACCGAGGCGACCGTCGAGTGGACGGAGGCCGACGGCACGACGCGCAGCGAGCGCACGGACACCCCCACACGCACGGTCGCGGAACTCACCCGCCGCTTCGACGGCGAGATACCCGGGCTGAGTGTGACCCGCCCGACCCTGGAGGACGTCTACCTCCGTCTGACCGGACAGGAGAACGCGCGATGACCCTGACGACCGTACGCCTGCGCGGTGAGGCCTCCTCCGTGCGGCTGCCCGGAGCCTGGGGCCTCGGCCTGCGGCGGGGCGCCCTGGAGATCAAGCAGTTCTTCCGTCAGCGCGACCAGGTGGTGTTCACCTTCGCCTTCCCCGTCGTCTTCCTCTTCCTCTTCGCGTCGATCTTCAAGGACGACGTGCGGGGCGCGGGCATCACCGCCTCCCAGCTGTACGTCCCCGCGATGATGGCCGCGGGCATCATGTCCACCAGCTTCCAGTCCCTCGGCATCTCCATCGCCATCGAACGGGACGAGAAGGTGCTGCGGCGGCTGCGCGGCACTCCGATGCCACCGGCCGCGTACTTCGTGGGCAAGATCTGGCTGGTCCTGGTCACCGGCCTCCTGGAGACGGCGATCCTGCTCGTCGTCGGTACGACGCTGTACGACGTGAAGCTGCCCTCGGATCCCGCCAAGTGGGCCGACTTCGCCTGGATCTTCGTCCTGGGCCTGACGGCGTGCGCCCTGCTCGGCATCGCGATCAGCTCGGTGCCGAAGTCCGGCAAGAGCGCCACCTCCGTCGTCGTACTCCCCTTCCTCGTGCTGCAGTTCATCTCCGGGGTCTACATCGCCATCGACACGATCCCCGACTGGATGCTGAACATCGGCGCCCTGTTCCCGCTGAAGTGGATGTGCCAGGGGCTGCGCGGGGTGTTCCTGCCCGAGTCGGCGAAGGTCCTGGAGCAGGCGGGCGGCTGGGAGTTCGGGCGGATCGCCCTGGTGCTGGGTGCCTGGTGCGTCGGAGGATTGCTGCTGTGTCTGCTGACCTTCCGCTGGAAGAACCGCCGCGACGGATGACCGAACGAATCGCCGGACCCGACGGCGCGAAGAGCTCGTACACCTGGGACCGTTCCTTCCGGCTCTGGGACTCGTACTTCGCGGTCGTGTGCGTGGCCACCCTGGTGTTCGTGCTCGGCACGGGGCATCCGGGGTGGCCCCTGCGCCTCGTCTCGGCGACGCTGCTGGTGGCGCTGGTTCCCTGGTACGTGCTGGTGGGGCGGCCCGTCCTCGGCGCCGACCCGCCCGACGAACGCCGGGCCCTCGGCTATCTCGCGGGGGCGATCGTGCTGTTCCTGCCGTCGGGGATCCTCGTCGGTGAGACCCGGCTGATGGCCTTCGCGCTCGTCCCCCAGTGCTTCATGGCGCTGCGGCTGCGCTGGGCGCTGGCGGCCGTGACGGTCATCAACATCGCGCCGGTGGCGGGTTGGGCGCTGCTGTGGTGGCCGAGCGGCCAGGACGTCTTCTTCAACTCGCTCTTCGGCGTGGTCACCCTCGTCTTCTCGGCGGCCTTCGGCAACTGGACCATCCGCATCATCGAGCAGAGCCAGGAACGGGCCGAGCTGATCGCCGAACTGGACGTCAGTCGCCACGAGCTCTCCCGGCTCTCGTCGGCGCACGGCGCGCTGGCCGAGCGGGAGCGGCTCTCCCGGGAGATCCACGACACGCTCGCGCAGGGCTTCACCAGCCTGCTGATGCTGGTGCAGGCGGTCGAGGCCGAACTCGAGCACGACGTCCCGCAGGCCCGCCGCCACCTGTCCCTGATGGCGGAGACGGCCCGGCAGAACCTCGCCGAGGCGCGGGCCCTGGTCGCCGGGGGCGCGCCCGCCGATCTCGACGGGGCCTCGCTGCCCGACGCGCTGCGCCGGCTGGCCGCGCGCCACGAGGCGACGGTCGACGTCACCGGCCCCGTGCGCGCGCTGCCCGCCGGGCCCGAGGTCGTGGTCCTGCGTTCCTGCCAGGAGGCGCTCGCCAACGCCCGTAAACACGCGGGGAGTTCTTCGACGATCGCGGTCGCCCTGACGTACGCCCACGATGCGCTGACGCTCTCCGTACGGGACGACGGCCCCGGCTTCGACCCCGCCGCGC
This portion of the Streptomyces mirabilis genome encodes:
- the rpsD gene encoding 30S ribosomal protein S4, whose amino-acid sequence is MANQSRPKVKKSRALGIALTPKAVKYFEARPYPPGEHGRGRKQNSDYKVRLLEKQRLRAQYDVSERQLVRAYERASKVQGKTGEALIIELERRLDALVLRSGIARTIYQARQMVVHGHIEVNGQKVDKPSFRVRPDDVVMVRERSRSKTLFEVSRAGGFAPDGETPRYLQVNLPALAFRLDREPNRKEIPVICDEQLVVEYYAR
- a CDS encoding replication-associated recombination protein A; protein product: MEPDLFTAAAEERQEKDPSSSPLAVRMRPRTLDEVVGQQHLLKPGSPLRRLVGEGNGGPAGPSSVILWGPPGTGKTTLAYVVSKATNKRFVELSAITAGVKEVRAVIDGARRATGGFGKETVLFLDEIHRFSKAQQDSLLPAVENRWVTLIAATTENPYFSVISPLLSRSLLLTLEPLTDDDLRGLLRRALTDERGLKEAVTLPEDTERHLLRIAGGDARRALTALEAAAGAALDKGEPEITLQTLEETVDRAAVTYDRDGDQHYDVASALIKSIRGSDVDAALHYLARMIEAGEDPRFIARRLMISASEDIGLADPNALPIAVAAAQAVAMIGFPEAALTLSHATIALALAPKSNAATMAIGAATEDVRKGHAGPVPMHLRDGHYKGAAKLGHAQGYVYPHDLPEGIAAQQYAPEELKDREYYTPTRHGAEARYADAVEWTRKHLGRGRS
- a CDS encoding vitamin K epoxide reductase family protein is translated as MSKTTVKDVSLDQERSDGPRTVGGSRALAVLLVITGAAGLLAAWVITIDKFKLLENPNFVPGCSLNPVVSCGNIMKSKQAAAFGFPNPMLGLVAYGIVICVGMSLLARATYPRWYWLTFNAGTLFGVGFCTWLQFQSLYRINSLCLWCSLAWVATIIMFWYVTSSNIRNDFLPAPRWLKSFFGEFTWVLPVVHIGIIGMLILTRWWDFWTS
- a CDS encoding ABC transporter ATP-binding protein — its product is MTTHANELAVDVRGLRKQYGDVTAVDGIDLGIRRGEVFGLLGPNGAGKSTTVEILQGNRGRDAGEVSVLGADPATGTRAWRSRIGIVWQDESAPAELTVDETVRHFARYYPRPRDPEEVIGLVGLEAKAGSRIKALSGGQRRRLDVALGVIGGPELLLLDEPTTGFDPAARRQFWDLIRKLADEGTTILLTTHYLEEAEALAHRLAVVARGRVVAEGEPAALRERFGTEATVEWTEADGTTRSERTDTPTRTVAELTRRFDGEIPGLSVTRPTLEDVYLRLTGQENAR
- a CDS encoding ABC transporter permease, encoding MTLTTVRLRGEASSVRLPGAWGLGLRRGALEIKQFFRQRDQVVFTFAFPVVFLFLFASIFKDDVRGAGITASQLYVPAMMAAGIMSTSFQSLGISIAIERDEKVLRRLRGTPMPPAAYFVGKIWLVLVTGLLETAILLVVGTTLYDVKLPSDPAKWADFAWIFVLGLTACALLGIAISSVPKSGKSATSVVVLPFLVLQFISGVYIAIDTIPDWMLNIGALFPLKWMCQGLRGVFLPESAKVLEQAGGWEFGRIALVLGAWCVGGLLLCLLTFRWKNRRDG
- a CDS encoding sensor histidine kinase, with the protein product MTERIAGPDGAKSSYTWDRSFRLWDSYFAVVCVATLVFVLGTGHPGWPLRLVSATLLVALVPWYVLVGRPVLGADPPDERRALGYLAGAIVLFLPSGILVGETRLMAFALVPQCFMALRLRWALAAVTVINIAPVAGWALLWWPSGQDVFFNSLFGVVTLVFSAAFGNWTIRIIEQSQERAELIAELDVSRHELSRLSSAHGALAERERLSREIHDTLAQGFTSLLMLVQAVEAELEHDVPQARRHLSLMAETARQNLAEARALVAGGAPADLDGASLPDALRRLAARHEATVDVTGPVRALPAGPEVVVLRSCQEALANARKHAGSSSTIAVALTYAHDALTLSVRDDGPGFDPAAPVDGYGLTGLRARAAEVGGRARVRSAPGEGTTITVCLPVPRSDS